A window of Mycolicibacterium holsaticum DSM 44478 = JCM 12374 genomic DNA:
CTGACGGGGTGACGACGCCCATCTTGTCGCGCAGGCTGAGCACCATCAGTTCGGCGGTCTTCTTGCCCACCTTGGGGATTCGCTTGAGTGCGGTGATGTCGCTTTCGGCGATGGCCTGACGCAGGGTCGGACCGTCGTACATGGCCAGCGCACCCAGCGCGATGCTCGGCCCGATACCCGATACGCCGAGCAGCGTGAGGAACAGGTCGCGGGCGTCGCCGTCCGGGAAGCCGTACAGCGTCATCGAGTCCTCGCGCACGATCATCGCGGTGATCAGCCGCGCTTCGCTGCCCCGGCGCAGTGTGGCCAGCGCGGACGGGGTCGCCATCACCTTGTATCCCACCCCGGACGCCTCGATCACGGCGTGGTCGAGTGCGACGTCGAGGACCTCGCCGCGGATGGATGCGATCATCGTGCTGCTTTCACTTGGCGGCTTTCAATCTGGCTCGCTGGACCTTCAACCTCGCCTGGTACTTGCGCTTCTGCTCTGCGGCCAGCGCTTCGGCCGCCGCCATCCGCGCGATCATCGGGGCGCGCCAGCAGTGGCAGATCGCCAGCGCCAACGCGTCGGCGGCATCGGCGGGTGTCGGTTTGGTCTGCAGCGCAAGGATTCTGGTGACCATCGCGGTGACCTGAGCCTTGTCGGCGTTGCCGTTGCCGGTGACCGCGGCCTTGACCTCGCTGGGTGTGTGGAAGTGCACGTCGATGTCGCGCTTGGCCGCGGCCAGCGCGATCACCCCGCCTGCCTGCGCGGTGCCCATCACGGTCGACACGTTCTGCTGGGAGAACACCCGCTCGATCGCGATGACGTCGGGTCGGTGGGTGTCCATCCAGTACTCGACTGCGTCGCTGATCATCAGCAGTCGGCGGTGCAGCGCCTGGTCCGCCGGGGTGCGAACGACGTCGACGTCCAGCGCGGTGACCTGCCTGCCCTTGCCGCCCTCGATCACCGACAGACCGCAGCGCGTCAACCCGGGATCGACACCCATCACCCGCACGCCCGCTCCTTCTGTGAACACCTGTTCGAGAGCTTAACGTCAGAAGTCGACGCGGTCGGTCAGGACACGCTCAGGTCGACCAGACCACGCCAAAGGGACGTACGGGCGGCAAAGGGTGAGTGGATCTCGCCAAGACGTCGATCTCGGCGTGGGTGCGGGGCCGGCTACCCGAACGTGTCAGCGCGCTCGACCGGCCGCAGCGCGGATCCGCGGTACTGCGGGGCCAGCGCGCGGCCCATGGCCAGCAGCGGTTCGGTGCTGCGCAGCGTGCGCGCGAGGATGAACGCCCCCTCCAGCGCGCCGACGATGGCCAGCGTCAGGCTGCGGGCATGCGGTTCGTCGAGGCCGCGGCCGGTGAAGTAGGCGGTGCCGCCGTTTGTCCAGGCGTCGAACACCGACGCGGACGTCTCGCGCAGTTCGGCCACGGTGTCGGCGGTCTCGGCGGCGACGGTGCCGACCGGGCACATGTTGGCAAAGCCGGTGCCTGTCATGTCCTCGGCGGCCTGGGTGAACACGGCCTCGATCGCTTCGCCGAGGTCAGTGTGCTCGTCGATGACCGACGG
This region includes:
- the ruvA gene encoding Holliday junction branch migration protein RuvA: MIASIRGEVLDVALDHAVIEASGVGYKVMATPSALATLRRGSEARLITAMIVREDSMTLYGFPDGDARDLFLTLLGVSGIGPSIALGALAMYDGPTLRQAIAESDITALKRIPKVGKKTAELMVLSLRDKMGVVTPSGAAALNGHSVRSPVVEALVGLGFAAKQAEEATDKVLANDPEATQSTALRAALSMLGQK
- the ruvC gene encoding crossover junction endodeoxyribonuclease RuvC is translated as MRVMGVDPGLTRCGLSVIEGGKGRQVTALDVDVVRTPADQALHRRLLMISDAVEYWMDTHRPDVIAIERVFSQQNVSTVMGTAQAGGVIALAAAKRDIDVHFHTPSEVKAAVTGNGNADKAQVTAMVTRILALQTKPTPADAADALALAICHCWRAPMIARMAAAEALAAEQKRKYQARLKVQRARLKAAK
- a CDS encoding TetR/AcrR family transcriptional regulator gives rise to the protein MARSTREAILTAAAELMRHKGYGALAMKDIAEAAGAPIGSLYHHFRGGKAQIAREALINAGAAYALLIPSVIDEHTDLGEAIEAVFTQAAEDMTGTGFANMCPVGTVAAETADTVAELRETSASVFDAWTNGGTAYFTGRGLDEPHARSLTLAIVGALEGAFILARTLRSTEPLLAMGRALAPQYRGSALRPVERADTFG